In Lepus europaeus isolate LE1 chromosome 8, mLepTim1.pri, whole genome shotgun sequence, a single genomic region encodes these proteins:
- the TIFA gene encoding TRAF-interacting protein with FHA domain-containing protein A translates to MSTFEDADTEETVTCLQMTVYHPAQFQSGIFQAINFNKRDKLPSSEVVKFGRNSKVCHYTFQDKQASRIQFSLQLFKQFNSSVLSFEIKNMSRKTNLIVDSQELGYLNKLDLPYKCMVRFSEYQFLMEKEDGEALDSFETQFILSPRPLLQENIWPPHKPIPEYGIYSSCSTQSTSPTEMDENEL, encoded by the coding sequence ATGTCCACTTTTGAAGATGCTGACACAGAAGAGACGGTGACTTGTCTTCAGATGACTGTTTACCATCCTGCCCAGTTTCAAAGTGGAATATTTCAAGCAATAAACTTCAATAAACGAGATAAACTGCCCTCCAGCGAAGTGGTAAAATTTGGCCGAAATTCCAAGGTCTGTCATTATACTTTTCAGGACAAACAGGCTTCCCGAATTCAATTTTCTCTGCAGCTGTTTAAACAGTTCAACAGCTCAGTTCTctcttttgaaattaaaaatatgagtcGGAAGACCAATCTGATTGTGGACAGTCAAGAGCTGGGCTACCTAAATAAACTGGACCTGCCATACAAGTGCATGGTGAGATTCAGCGAGTATCAGTTCCTGATGGAGAAGGAAGATGGAGAGGCATTGGATTCATTCGAGACTCAGTTTATTTTGTCTCCAAGACCACTTTTGCAAGAAAACATCTGGCCACCACACAAGCCCATCCCTGAGTATGGCATTTACTCATCCTGCTCCACCCAAAGCACTTCTCCTACAGAAATGGATGAAAATGAGCTGTGA